Part of the Propionispora hippei DSM 15287 genome, CCGGCCTTTCTTCTTCCGCTTCCATCGAAATGCTCACCGGTGTTGTGCTGGAGGGTTTATTCCAGCTTGCTATTGACCGGATTGCCATGGTGAAGCTGGGCAAGAAGGTAGAAAATGAATTTATTGGTGTGAACAGCGGGATCATGGATCAGTTTGCCATTGGAATGGGTAAAGCCGGCTGCGGTATTTTGCTTGACTGCGATACCCTGGACTATTCCTACGCGCCGCTTAGCCTGACCGAGCATGTGATCATGATTATGAATACCAACAAGCGGCGGGAACTGGCCGACTCCAAGTACAATGAGCGCCGCAGTGAATGCGAGGCCGCTTTGGCCAGGCTGCAGACGGTGATGCCGGTGAAGTCGTTGGGTGAGCTGTCGGAGAGCGAGTTTGAAAAGCATAAGCAGCTCATTGGCAATGACATCTGGATCAAACGGGCTAATCACGCCGTATATGAGAACGCCCGTACCGTCCGGGCGCTGGAAGAACTGCAAAAGGGCAATCTGACGGAGTTTGGCCGATTGGTCAATCAGTCGCACATATCGCTGCGCGATGATTATGAGGTAACGGGCAAGGAACTGGATACGCTGGTCGAGGCGGCCTGGCGGCAGCCTGGCGTGTTAGGTGCCCGGATGACCGGCGCCGGGTTTGGCGGCTGTGCCATTGCCCTGGTGGAAAAGAACCGGAGCGAAGCTTTTGTCAGCGCCGTAGGCAAGGAATATAGCGAGCGTATCGGCTATGAAGCCACTTTTTATATGGCCAATATTGGCGACGGAGCAAGGGAAATTACGGAGGAGGATAAACAATGAACGTATTAGTGCTGGGCGGAGCCGGTTATATCGGCTCCCATGCCGTTTACCAGCTCATCGAACTGGGACATACCGTAGTAGTGGTGGATAACCTGCAGACCGGTCATCGGGGAGCCATCCATCAAGAGGCGATTTTTCATCAAGGCGATATACGGAACAGGCACTTTTTGCGAGAGGTATTTGCCAGAGAGAAGATTGATGCGGTGCTTCATTTTGCCGCCAATTCGATTGTCGGCGAATCGATGGAGAAGCCGCTGGCCTATTTTGACAATAACGTCTATGGCACACAAGTGCTGCTGGAAGTGATGAATGAATACCAGGTGAAGCATATCGTGTTTTCTTCCACTGCCGCTACCTACGGAGAACCGCAGGCTGTCCCCATCACCGAGGATATGCCACCATTGCCAACCAATGCTTACGGTGAGACCAAACTGGCGATGGAAAAAATGATGAAGTGGTGTGATGTCGCATATGGCATCAAGTTTGTGTCGCTTCGCTATTTCAATGTAGCCGGAGCGCGGCAGGACGCCAAAATTGGCGAAGACCATGCCACAGAGACCCATCTGATTCCTCTGGTTCTGCAGGTGGCGTTAGGCAAGCGTGACTATATCACGATTTTTGGCGACGATTATGATACGGCCGATGGAACCTGCATTCGCGATTATATTCACGTGGAAGATTTGATAGAGGCCCATGTGTTAGCCATGAATTACCTGAAAAACCAGGGAGAAAGTACTATTATCAATTTAGGCAGTAGCAAGGGATTTTCGGTTAAAGAGATTATTGACACCGCCCGAAAGGTAACCGGCCACACCATTCCGGCTAAGATTGGCAGCCGCCGGGCCGGCGATCCCAGTAAATTAATCGCTTCTTCATCTAAGGCGAAACAACTGCTTGGCTGGAAGCCGCAGCGCACCAGTATTGACCGGATTGTGGCCGACGCCTGGAACTGGCATAAGCAGCATCCGGCCGGATTCAATGAATAAGCACGTAGTGTGGAGGTAATATCATGAATATCTATCAGGCTGTAAACGAGCTGGTAGCCCGTGCGGTGGCCGTGCAGCTCATCACCCGGGAGGATACTGTCTATGCCCGCAACCGAATTCTTCATCTGTTAAAAATTGATGATTTTCAGGAAACGGAGGGTACTGACAGCGAAGGGAGCATTCCGGAACTGCTGGATTTTCTTGTCGGTTATGCCTGTGACCATAAATTAATCGAGGATGTTTTTGACCAGCGGGATATTTTGTCCAGTCAGATTATGGATTGTTTTATTACCCTGCCCTCCGTCATTAATGAGCGGTTTTATGCTAAGTTTTCCCGCAACCCCCAGGAAGCTACCGATTACTTTTATGCACTCAGCCAATATAGCAATTATATTCAGACCAGGCAGATTGCCCGGAATATCAATTATAAAGCGGCGACCGAATATGGGGAATTGGATATTACCATTAATTTGTCCAAGCCGGAAAAGAACCCCAAGGATATTGCCAGGGAAAAACTGATGAAGAGTTCGAACTATCCACGCTGCCTGTTATGTGTGGAAAATGAGGGCTACGCAGGACGGGCCGGTCACCCGGCCAGGGCCAATCACCGTCTGATCAGATTACGGCTTGGCGGTGAGCCCTGGTATTTCCAGTATTCTCCCTATGTATATTACAATGAACATTGTATCGTTCTGGCCGGCGAACACCGGGATATGAAAATTGACCGGCAGACCATGGAGCGGTTATTGTTGTTTGTTGACTTCATGCCGCACTATTTTGTCGGCTCTAACGCCGATCTGCCGATTGTGGGCGGCTCCATTCTGTCCCATGACCATTATCAGGGCGGCCGTTATGAATTTGCCATGGCTAAAGCGGCGGACGAATACCGGTTTATGCTGAGGGACTTTCCCCTGCTGGAAAGCGCTATTGTAAAATGGCCCATGTCGGTTATCCGTCTGCGTGGCGAGCACATGGCGGATATAGTGAGCGCTGCCGATCATATTCTGGCGAAATGGCGCGCTTACAGTGATGAGGCTGCTCATATTCGGGCCTATACCCAGGATACTCCCCACAATACTATCACTCCGATTGCCAGAAAAAGAGGGAAAATGTGGGAACTTGACCTGGTGCTACGGAATAACCGGACGACCGAAGAGCATCCAATGGGAATTTTTCATCCCCATGAGGATGTGCAGCACATAAAGAAAGAAAACATCGGCTTAATTGAAGTTATGGGGTTGGCTGTACTGCCGGCCCGGCTGGAGTGGGAACTGAAAGAAGTGGAACATTTTTTGCTGGGGCGGGAGCATCGGGTGGCGGATTACCATCTTGCCTGGGCTGAAGAACTGGCGCAGCGGTATAAGGGGACAGTGACTCCGGACAATGCCGAAGCCATTGTTCGCCGGGAAGTGGCGGCTAAATTCTTGCGTGTTTTGGAGGATGCCGGGGTATTCAAACGGAATGAGGCAGGAATGGCGGCGTTCAAGCAATTTATTGCCACCTTGGGAACGGAGGGATGCTGATTATGCAGATCAAGAGAGAGGACTACGGTTTAGTGGACGGCCAAACGGTATATCGCTACCTCCTGAGCAATCGAAACGGAATGAAAATGACCTGCCTGAACTATGGCTGTGCCATTACCAGCCTCTTCACACCAGACCGGCAGGGAAACTATGAAAACGTTATTCTCGGTTTTGCCGATTTGGCCGGATATCAGGAGAATGTTCCCTGCTCTGGTGTCGTGGTCGGCCGGGTGGCCGGGCGGATCAGGGAAGCTGCTTTTGAATTGGCAGGAACGACTTATCAGGTGACGGCAAATAGCGGTCCTCATCATCTGCATGGCGGTCATCCCGGCTTCAGTCATGTTGTGTGGCAAAGTGAGCCGTTCCTGCAGCAAGACCGCTGCGGCGTTCGTTTTGCCTATACCAGTCCCGATGGAGAAGCGGGATATCCGGGGACACTTGCCGCTCAGGTGACCTATACCCTGATCGACACCGATGAATTGATCATTGAGTACCAGGCGCAGTCCGATAAAGATACGCTGTTTGTTCCCACCAATCATATGTATTTTAATTTAAGCGGCGGCCTGAAACGGGATATTTTGCAGCATACGCTGCGGTTAAATAGCAGCCGTTTCACCGAATTGGACGCTGATTCGCTGCCGACCGGCCGCCTGCTGGAGGTAACAGGCACCGTATTTGATTTTCGTCAGGGACGTGTATTGGCCGACGGAACTGTGGCGGACCATCCACAAAGCCGGTTGGTGAAGAATGGCTATGACCATGCTTTTGCTTTAGACGGCGGGACTGCGGCTCAAATGGAACTCTATGATGCCGCCAGCGGGCGAATTCTGCAGGTACGCACCGACGCCCCCTGTGTGGTAGTGTATACCGGCAATCAACTGTCTGATACGCTTGTCTTTACGGAAGGCCATTCACGGCGTTACCTGGGAGTTTGTCTGGAAACACAGGGATTTCCCGACGCCATTCATCACCCGCAGTTTCCTTCCGTTGTGCTGCCGGCCGGACAGTTATTCCGGTCGACGACTACCTATGCCTTCCGCCTTAGCCGGTAATCGCGCCGGGCGTATTAATTTGCCGGAAAGAGAGAAAGTCAGCCGGAACAGCGACTGACAGGGAAAGAAAGGAGATACGATGGCAACCATTAAAGATATAGCGGACAAAGCAGGTGTATCCATTGCCACTGTATCCCGGGTATTGAATTATGATATGACCTTGTCGGTCAGTGACGAGACTAAAAAACGGGTATTTGAGGCAGCGGAGGAGCTTTCCTATGAAAAGCGGACGCCCCGGAAGTCCGGCGTTACTAAAATAGCCTTAATTCATTGGTATACCGAGGAAGAGGAATTAGACGATGTCTACTATATGTCGATTCGTCTGGGCATTGAGCGGCGGTGCAAGCAGCAGAACGTGACGATAGTCCGACCGTTGCAGGACCCGGCCGATTTGGCCAGGGAGAATGTTCAGGGGATCATCGCGGTAGGAAAGTTCAGTCAAAGTGAAATTGCCGTTCTGCAAGACATTACCGCCCATTTGGTTTTTGTGGATTTTCTGCCTGCCGGGGACCGGTTCGATGCCGTAGGCATTGATTTTGATTTGGCAACCCGCAAGGCTTTGGATTATTTTTTAGCTAAAGGCCATCAAAGGATCGGCTATATCGGCGGCCGGGAGCTTTTTAAAGACCGGACGGCGGAAATTGAAGATCCTCGCGAGGCGGCCTATAAGGCGTATTTGAAAGGCAAGAAAATGTATGACGATTCCTATGTCTATGGCGGCCGGTTTTCAGTTAATGATGGCTACAGTTTGATGAAAAGGGCGATCGAGGAGCATGGAGATAATTTGCCGACAGCCTTTTTTATCGGCAATGATTCGATGGCTATCGGCTGCCTGAAAGCACTGGGCGAAGGCAAGATCGCCGTGCCGGAACGGGTTTCCGTTATCGGCGTCAACGATATCAGTATTGCCAAATATCTTTCTCCTTCGCTAAGCACGGTTCGGATCGACACTGAGCTGATGGGGGAGACGGCGGTTGATTTGCTGCTGGAACAGTTAAGCGGCAGGCAGGTGGCTAAGAAAGTCACTTTAGGCACCGAACTGCTGATCCGGCAGAGCAGCTTGTGATAAACAAATAAAACTGGCTTGCGGGCAGGAATGCCGCAAGCCAGTTTTATTTGTTTATCACTCCAGCACCGGAAAGGAAATGAAAAAGGTGGTGCCGTCAGGCGTGCTGTGAATATCAATCGAGGCACGGTGCTTTTCGGCAATGTGATAGCAAACCGACAAGCCTAATCCGGTTCCCTCTTCTTTGGTAGTAAGGAAGGGGGTGCCCAGATTATCCAGCACATACGGATCGATACCGGTTCCCTGGTCTTGAATGGATAGCAGGGCCCTTGCGTCAACGGTATATGTCCGGATGGTCAGGCTGCCTTTGACCGCCATAGCCTCCAGGCCGTTTTTTACCAGGTTTAAGAGCAATTGGCGTATTTCTTTTTCGTTGCAAAGAATGTCGGGTACCGGCTCGGTGATAATTTCTAAATCGTGCCCCGACTGCAATGCGTCGGTTTGCAGCAAGGGCTGCAAACTATGAAGTATTTGATTCAGATTGCCGCGCTGCAGCGTGAATGTCGGAGCCTTGGCCAACGATAAGTATTCCGTAATAATCTGATTGGCCCGGTCCAGTTCAGAAATCATAGTGGCAAGCTGATCATGATACTGGCGGAAATAATCCTTGCCGTGAAACATTTGCAGATAACCCCGGACGGTAGTCAGGGGATTGCGTACTTCGTGACCGATACTGGCGGCCATTTTACCAATAATATTGAGGATGTCCAGCCGGGCGACCTGAAACTTCAGCTCTTTGATTTCCGTTATATCGGTAAACGTTGTTAGAGCGCATTTGTGAAGGCCTAAGGTAATGATTTCGGCTGAAATTAAGACGGTAAACGTCCTGGCTTCTTTTGTGGTAATTTGCAGTTGATAGTTATGGATCTTTTTGCCTGCTTCCAGGCTTGTTTGCAGATAGACGGCTTTTTTTTTGTCATACCGCAGGCCGATGTCGTGAGGCTGTTTGCCGATAATTTCGCCGTAAGGCAGATTGACTGTT contains:
- a CDS encoding aldose epimerase family protein, whose product is MQIKREDYGLVDGQTVYRYLLSNRNGMKMTCLNYGCAITSLFTPDRQGNYENVILGFADLAGYQENVPCSGVVVGRVAGRIREAAFELAGTTYQVTANSGPHHLHGGHPGFSHVVWQSEPFLQQDRCGVRFAYTSPDGEAGYPGTLAAQVTYTLIDTDELIIEYQAQSDKDTLFVPTNHMYFNLSGGLKRDILQHTLRLNSSRFTELDADSLPTGRLLEVTGTVFDFRQGRVLADGTVADHPQSRLVKNGYDHAFALDGGTAAQMELYDAASGRILQVRTDAPCVVVYTGNQLSDTLVFTEGHSRRYLGVCLETQGFPDAIHHPQFPSVVLPAGQLFRSTTTYAFRLSR
- a CDS encoding PAS domain-containing sensor histidine kinase codes for the protein MKPESQFTPIPLYKLLFDRYPDGVLLMSPTGQLMDANPAIYALLGYTQEELSWLAAGSPAADFHASLLAVLTQRDQDGSFQGECLLSHKNGALIPCEIHCESLPDAGTPAPVMIRLRKIAEQKQLEDQLQHCRQNYQTLVESCPYVVARLNRELRLIYLNRPLAQTPVDELLGKTWSELHSHFENYESGRDQLLDIFHTGKATTLEGRYRDSRGIIRYFHFKICPEYGDNQTVTSLLIIIHETTKEKQLEERFCKAFRKNPSMMAIISLTNRNFIDVNESFIKTVNLPYGEIIGKQPHDIGLRYDKKKAVYLQTSLEAGKKIHNYQLQITTKEARTFTVLISAEIITLGLHKCALTTFTDITEIKELKFQVARLDILNIIGKMAASIGHEVRNPLTTVRGYLQMFHGKDYFRQYHDQLATMISELDRANQIITEYLSLAKAPTFTLQRGNLNQILHSLQPLLQTDALQSGHDLEIITEPVPDILCNEKEIRQLLLNLVKNGLEAMAVKGSLTIRTYTVDARALLSIQDQGTGIDPYVLDNLGTPFLTTKEEGTGLGLSVCYHIAEKHRASIDIHSTPDGTTFFISFPVLE
- the galT gene encoding UDP-glucose--hexose-1-phosphate uridylyltransferase, producing the protein MNIYQAVNELVARAVAVQLITREDTVYARNRILHLLKIDDFQETEGTDSEGSIPELLDFLVGYACDHKLIEDVFDQRDILSSQIMDCFITLPSVINERFYAKFSRNPQEATDYFYALSQYSNYIQTRQIARNINYKAATEYGELDITINLSKPEKNPKDIAREKLMKSSNYPRCLLCVENEGYAGRAGHPARANHRLIRLRLGGEPWYFQYSPYVYYNEHCIVLAGEHRDMKIDRQTMERLLLFVDFMPHYFVGSNADLPIVGGSILSHDHYQGGRYEFAMAKAADEYRFMLRDFPLLESAIVKWPMSVIRLRGEHMADIVSAADHILAKWRAYSDEAAHIRAYTQDTPHNTITPIARKRGKMWELDLVLRNNRTTEEHPMGIFHPHEDVQHIKKENIGLIEVMGLAVLPARLEWELKEVEHFLLGREHRVADYHLAWAEELAQRYKGTVTPDNAEAIVRREVAAKFLRVLEDAGVFKRNEAGMAAFKQFIATLGTEGC
- a CDS encoding LacI family DNA-binding transcriptional regulator; amino-acid sequence: MATIKDIADKAGVSIATVSRVLNYDMTLSVSDETKKRVFEAAEELSYEKRTPRKSGVTKIALIHWYTEEEELDDVYYMSIRLGIERRCKQQNVTIVRPLQDPADLARENVQGIIAVGKFSQSEIAVLQDITAHLVFVDFLPAGDRFDAVGIDFDLATRKALDYFLAKGHQRIGYIGGRELFKDRTAEIEDPREAAYKAYLKGKKMYDDSYVYGGRFSVNDGYSLMKRAIEEHGDNLPTAFFIGNDSMAIGCLKALGEGKIAVPERVSVIGVNDISIAKYLSPSLSTVRIDTELMGETAVDLLLEQLSGRQVAKKVTLGTELLIRQSSL
- the galE gene encoding UDP-glucose 4-epimerase GalE, which gives rise to MNVLVLGGAGYIGSHAVYQLIELGHTVVVVDNLQTGHRGAIHQEAIFHQGDIRNRHFLREVFAREKIDAVLHFAANSIVGESMEKPLAYFDNNVYGTQVLLEVMNEYQVKHIVFSSTAATYGEPQAVPITEDMPPLPTNAYGETKLAMEKMMKWCDVAYGIKFVSLRYFNVAGARQDAKIGEDHATETHLIPLVLQVALGKRDYITIFGDDYDTADGTCIRDYIHVEDLIEAHVLAMNYLKNQGESTIINLGSSKGFSVKEIIDTARKVTGHTIPAKIGSRRAGDPSKLIASSSKAKQLLGWKPQRTSIDRIVADAWNWHKQHPAGFNE
- a CDS encoding galactokinase — translated: MQKLAECKRVFQEKFPGGGERVFFAPGRINLIGEHTDYNGGHVFPCALTFGTYALARKRNDELVRMYSMNFPDKGVIEFSLNDLSYQPAHNWGNYPKGMLRFCREEGYGITTGMDIVFYGEIPNGAGLSSSASIEMLTGVVLEGLFQLAIDRIAMVKLGKKVENEFIGVNSGIMDQFAIGMGKAGCGILLDCDTLDYSYAPLSLTEHVIMIMNTNKRRELADSKYNERRSECEAALARLQTVMPVKSLGELSESEFEKHKQLIGNDIWIKRANHAVYENARTVRALEELQKGNLTEFGRLVNQSHISLRDDYEVTGKELDTLVEAAWRQPGVLGARMTGAGFGGCAIALVEKNRSEAFVSAVGKEYSERIGYEATFYMANIGDGAREITEEDKQ